A segment of the Oscillospiraceae bacterium genome:
CCAACATTTTTGTATCATTCAACCGAGAAAGCGCGGTATTGCTTACAGCTTCATTTTTATCGTTTTGAACGGCCTTTGCCAGTGCGACCGGATCGGTGATCTTATTCACCGCCGCTTCACGCACCGCAGCGTTGGGAGCGGTGAGCGCCGCTTGTTCCAACTGTTTCGGGTCGGTCAGCTTATCAATCGCCCGCAGCGCCTTTTCCCGGTCCGAACTCTCCCACGTCGGTTTAAATAATCCCATAATACCCTCCCGGCTTGATTCATTGATCATGATAAATTCGGCGCGGTCACTTTTCGGTTTTGCTGCAATACGGTTCAATACGCCGATGAGACGGTTGATTTTCATATAAATGATTTCCTCGCGCTCGAAGTCGAGTTTACCGAAATTTCATGTTTTTCATTATAGCAGAAAATTTCAGTATTTAAAATAATGAATCGGAAAAAACAAAAACAGTAAAAGACCGTTGCGCTTGGTGCTTTGCACTGGTAGAATGAAAGAAAAGGGCATCACGGAGGTTTTATGGCACTTAAAATTTATGATTTATCGGTCAACGATTTAAAAGATTATATCGGGTTTGACTCGCCGCTCCGTTTTTCGTGGAAAGTGCGAGCTTCCGAACGCGGAGAATGCCAAAAGCAAAGGCGCATTTTGGTCTCGGAGAACCGTGAAGAACTTGAAAAAAATACGGGCGAAATTTGGGACAGCGGTTGGATTTTATCGGGAGAATCTTTGTACATTTCTTATTTCGGTGAAAAATTGAAGCCGCTGACGCGTTATTATTGGCGCGTTTTATGCAAAGGAGAAGACGGCAAAGAGGTTCGGTCGGAGATTGCCTTTTTTGAAACCGCCAAACTGGACACGCCGTGGAAAGCCAAGTGGATCACCGCCGATTTTATCGATAAAGCGCCGAAGTTCGCGCAAAAAGAACAGGACGCGCTGGCGGCGCCCTATCTGCGCAAGGTCTTTTCGGTTAAGAAACCGGTTGAATGCGCACGGCTTGTCATCTGCGGACTCGGATATTTCGAGGCCTGTTTGAACGGTAAAAAAGTCGGGGACGATTTTCTTTCAACACCGCCCACCCAATATGATCTTCTCTCCTTTTACCGCGTTTACGACGTGACCGGGCAGCTCAAGACCGGGGAAAACGCGCTTGCGGCAGTGCTCGGGAACGGGTTTTACAACAGCTTCACCGACGACCCGTGGAATTCAAGCCATGCGCCCTGGCGCGGCTGGCCCCGCCTGATCGCGGAACTGCATATCATTTATTCGGACGGCACCAAGACCATGATCCCGACCGACGGCAGCTGGAAATCGGACAGAGGACCGATCTTTTTCAACGGCATCCGCCACGGCGAGCATTATGACGCCCGTCTCGAACAACCCGGCTGGAATGATGCCGGCTTCAACGATTCCGCCTGGCAGCCGGCGCGGCTGATGAGAAGTCCCGGCGGCGTATTAAAAGCGATGGAGATGGAGCCGATCCGCATCTGCGAACGGTTTCCTGCGGTCGATCTCTGGCAGACGCCCGACGGCTGGGTCTTTGACGTGGGGCAAAATCAGGGGGGCATCGGCGCGTTTGTTTTCAGGGGAAAGGCGGGTACCGGGATCACAATCCGCTATTCCGACCTTCTGACGCCCGACAGGCGGCTGACCCACAAGCAGCTCGATGTATTTATCAAAAATTACTGCTTCCAGACCGATAAATACATCAAAAAGACCGACGGAGAAGAGGTCTGGCATCCGATTTTCACCTATCACGGCTTTCAATATATCGAACTCTCGGGCATTGATTATACGCCCCAACTCTCCGATGTGACGGCGCTGACGCTTCATAACGATGTGGCCGAAAACAGCGTTTTCAATTGCTCCGATGAGGTCTTGAACAAAGTGCAGCATATGTGCCGCAGGTCTTCGACTTCGTGCATGATGGGGATTTTCGCAAGCGATACCCACCGCGAAAAAAGCGCCTGGACGGGCGACGGCTCGCTGTCTTCCGAACAGCTTACCATCAACTTCGGAGCAAAAGCGTTTTTGAGTAAATGGCTGGGTGACATTCGCCGTGCACAGCGTATTGACGGTCTGATTCCCTGCATCGCCCCGACTGCCGGTTGGGGCTATAACAGCATGAACGGGCCCGACTGGTCGTCCGCAATCGTCGACATCCCGTGGAATCTGTATGTTGCATCCGGCGATATGCAGGTGCTGTATGAAAATTACGAGGCGATCCAAAAACATTTTGCTTTTATGGAGCATATGGCGACCGATGATATCGTGCATTACGGCCTCGGCGACTGGTGTCCGCCGTTCGAGGGCGAGGCCGTCACCGTCAACATGAGCAATTTCAAATGCCCGACCGAAGTCACCGATACGGCTTATTATCACACGGCGGCGAGGCGCCTTTGGCAGATGGCGGAGATTTTAGGCAACAAGCGCGACGCGCTGCATTATCAAAAACGCGCAAAAGAGATTAAAAAGGCCTTCCGGGACGCGTTTTATGATTCAAAAAACGATCTGGTCACGGGGAATTGTCAGACCTCGACCGGCGTGATGATTTACCACGGTTTCGCCGAACCGGAGGAGCTTCCCGGCCTGTATGCCCGGCTGCTGACTCAAATCGACGAGCAGAACGGCCATCTCGACTTCGGCGTTTTGGGAAATAAGGCCGTCATGCATGCGCTCGGCGCGGGCGGGCTTGGTGAGGTCGGTATCAAAATGCTGCTTCAACCCGATTTCCCGAGCGTGCGCAGATGGGTCGAGTTAAACGCCAACACCCTCTGGGAGTGCTGGAACGGCGGCGGTTCGCACAACCACCACATGTTCAGCGACCTCTCCGCGTTTTTTTATCAATACATCGCCGGAATCAGCGCCGACGAAAACGAACCGGGCTATGCGCATATCATGGCCAGACCCGCATTGACCTCGGGCCTTTCGGGCGCGCGCTGCGAGATCTCGACGGTGCGCGGTACGGTCGGCTGCCGTTTTCTTATCGCAAACGGCGCATTCATCGTCGAGCTGGACATTCCGTCCGCTTGCCGCGCGACGTTGTATCTGCCGGATTGCCGCGATCTGACCGAAAGCGGTGTAAAAGCCGAAGAGGCCGATGGCGTTCAAATGCACAGCGAAAATAATAAACCGGTTATAGAACTGGTTTGCGGCAGTTATCGAATTGAGGGGAAGTTGCTGTAGGAACATCCGGCATATGTGTTAAGCGGATATTATCTTGTAGGGTGGGATGACCACATCTCGTCCTACTAATTTTCACGCATTTTCCAACATCAACCGCAGATTGCGCGGAATGCACTTTAATTCGTCGCCGTTGTCGTAAATCCACAGTTTCTCTTTAATCATATCAGGGTAATCTTTAAATGAAGCACTACGGAGCATGGTCTCGGTTTCGTCTTCCGAAAACTCGATTTTCTCAACATTCGCAAGACGCTTTTGATTCATCGGGCAGACGTCCTGACATTTGGTGCACTCGAGCAGCCGATGATGCGCCGATTTCGGCACCCATTCGGGAATATCAAGATCGTCGCGAGCATTGACGTTCGCAAGGCAAATTTCGTTGTCGATCAAATAGCGGTCGGGCAAAATGGCCTTGGTCGGACAATTTGCGATGCACTTTCCGCAGGTATCGCACAACTCCATGGTGACGGCTTCGCGCCAGGAATAGCCCTCAGCGGGCAGGTCGGCGGCATAGGAATTCAATTTGATAAAACTGCCCCAATCGCCGCAATAGGTGATGTTGCTGCGCCCGTATTCGCATAAACCCGCGCAGACCGCAAGCCGCTTTTGCGGCATCCACGAAAAGGGCTTGAGATGAAAACCGCGCTGTTCAAAGAGCGCTTTTAAAGCGTCGTCCCGTTCGGCCGTATGTAAAAACCCGTCGTCCGCAATGCAGGAAACCGTTTTTCCCCGATAGCGAAAAACCAAATTGACGACCCTTTGCGGCCACACTGCGACGACAACGGATTTGACCTCGAAATCAACCTCCGGGGTATAGACATATTTCTTTTCGATGATCCATTTCTGAAACCCGTTGATCGCATTATCGGCAGCGACTTTATTGATGTCCGCTTTCAGTTCCGCCATTTTGCCGATCGGGATGACTTCGATTTTGATGTCGCTTTCAAGAGCGGCTTTTTTGATGTCGTCAACCATGTGTACCTCCAGTCATATTATCACTTAAAACGATATTAAGGTTTCGCCCAGCCCCGGGAGCAGTCGACGGCTTTTTTCCAACCTTTTAATAGTTCTTGTTGACAGTCGCACGACATTTTCGGCTCGAAAGTGCGTTCCCGTTTCCAATTCTTTTCGATTTCGTATTTGCTCTCCCAATAGCCGACCGCAAGCCCCGCGAGATAGGCCGCGCCCATTGCGGTGGTCTCGATGCAGGCGGGGCGGTGAACCGGTGCGCCGATGACGTCGGCCTGAAACTGCATTAAAAAGTTGTTCGCCGATGCGCCGCCGTCGACACGCAGCGAACGCAGGGTCTTGCCGCAGTCCTGCGCCATTGCCGAAATCACGTCGCCGGTCTGGTAGGCGATGGATTCGAGCGTCGCGCGGATGATGTGTTCGCGGGTGACACCCCTGGTCAGCCCGACGATGCAGCCGCGCGCATACGGGTCCCAATACGGCGCACCAAGCCCCACAAAGGCCGGGACGACATAGCACCCGGCGGTATCGGGTACTTTTGAGGCGAAATATTCGGTATCGGCGGCATTATAGACCAGATGCAGCTCATCCCGCAGCCACTGGATGGCGGCACCTGCGATAAAAATCGAGCCCTCGAGCGCGTATTCAACCTTGTTGTCGACGCCCCATGCAATCGTCGTGATCAGGCCGTTTTCGGAAAACACGGGTTTTTCGCCGGTGTTCATCAGCAAGAATCCGCCGGTGCCGTAGGTGTTCTTGGCTTCCCCGGCGAAAAAGCAGGTCTGCCCGAACAGCGCCGCCTGTTGATCACCCGCCGCGCCGCCGATTTGAATCGGATAGCCGAAAAAATCGGGCAGGGTCTCGCCGTAGACGCACGACGACGGCCTGACCTCGGGCAGCATGCAGGCAGGGATATCGAGCTCGGCCAGAATCTCTTTATCCCAGCACAGGTCGTTGATGTTATATAAAAAAGTGCGCGAAGCATTGGAATAATCGGTGATATGTACTTTTCCGCCGGTTAGCCGCCAGATCAGCCAGCTCTCGACTGTGCCGAATAACAGTTCCCCGCGCTCTGCGCGCTGTCTTGCGCCGGGGACGTTTTCCAAAATCCAGCGCAGTTTGGTGCCGGAAAAATACGCGTCAATCACCAGTCCGGTCTTTTGCCGGAACTTCTCGGCCAGCCCCTTGGCTTTGAGTTCATCGCAGTACTCCGCGGTGCGTCTGCATTGCCAGACGATGGCGTTATAAACCGGTTCGCCGGTGGTCTTGTCCCATACAATTGTGGTCTCGCGTTGGTTGGTGATGCCGACCGCCGAGATGTCGCGCGCAGAGACGCCGATTTTCTGCATGGCCTCCTGTGCCGCGCCGATCTGAGTAGCCCAGATCTCCATCGGGTCATGCTCGACCCAGCCGGGTTTCGGATAAAATTGGCGGATATCTTTTTGGGCCGTGCTTTTGATATTGCCCACGCGGTCGAAGAGGATGCAGCGGGCGCTTGTCGTGCCGGAATCCAAGGCCATAATATAGCTCATAATCGTTCTCCTGACACTTATTTTACCATATTATAACGGATTGCGGGAACATTTTCAAGAACGATTGACAAGCGCAGCGCAATATAATATCATTGACACGGCGGAATGCCAATTCTTTATACGGTGGATTTTTTCAAATCTGGTAACGGTGTGTATATCTCTATGAAATTCTTCCGGAATTTCTTTTCACATTTCGGCGATGTGCTTTATAATTACATAGCAGGCATCAAAGAGAGCCGCTTTAACGCCCTTTATAACGACCGTGACGGTTATGCGAAGGACCTGCGCCGGGTTTTCTGGGGCAACGCCTTCGGCAATCTCGCGGCTGTGACGATGAACGGCGTATTTTTTACCGGATTGGTTTTAATTTTGCTCAAAGGCGAGAGCGACAGCGTCAAAAACTCTTATATCGGAACCATCGTCAGCATTCAAACCGCCTGCGGCATGGCGCAGATTTTCGCGCCCGTTCTGATCGAGCGTTTAAAATCGCGCAAGGCGTTTGTTTTTGCGACCCGTCTTGTTTACTACGGCATCAATGCGGTTTTGCTTCCGCTCGTTCCGCTGCTTCCGCTTTCACAAAAGCCGCAGATCTCCGTCTTTATCGCTTTGATGATCATCATGCAGATTTCGATGTCGATCAACAGCCCGGCCATTTCGGCCTGGCATATCACCTACATCACGCCTGACCGGCGGGCTGACTACTTCTCGCTGCAGCAGATGGCATATACCATATTGAACGCCCTGACCATGGTCTCGTGCGGATTTTTACTGGATCAATTTAAAGCGCACGATGCGGCGCTGACCGGCATATTGATTTTGCGCGGCTTGGCGGTAGTATTCGTCGCTTTTGAATGCAACATGTTTTTCCGAATCCGCGAGGTGGAATATCCCAAGCCGGAAAAGCTCGATTTTATCTCGATCTTCTCCGCGCCGATGAAAAGCAAGGGCTTTATCCCGCTTGTGCTGATTGCCGCGGCTTATAATTTTACCGTGGCGATCCAAGGGCAGTATTTTACGGTTCATTTGCTCGAAGAAGCAAAAATGAGCTATACGCTTTACACGTTCATGGGCATTTTCTCACTGCCGATCCTGCTGATCATGATGCCGGTTTGGAACCGGATTGTCAAAAAGCTGGGATGGTTTTACACACTCGCGCTGTCTATCATTCTCTTTTCGCTGCCGCAGATTTTCAACATGCTGATCACCGAAAAAACGATCTGGATCTATCCGGTACTTTGTATTTATACCAGCTTTGTGAGTCCGGGGCTGTCGTTAGGGTTTTCTAACCTGCCGTTTATGCGGATGCCCGAGGAATCGAAATCATCCTGTCTGGCGTTTTACTCCACTGCGGCAAGCTTGGCCGCATTTGCGGGTGCGCTGTTCGGGAAATACTTCGTCCAATGGACCGAGGGGAAGTATCTGAATCTGTTCGGGATCACGGTAGGGAACCGACTTTATCACTTCATCATCTCATTCGGGCTTTTGGTGATATTGTCGGCGGTCATCTTTACTATGCAAAAACGCGAGGAAAGATCCAAAAGCGAATCTTCGGAATGAGAAACCGATTCATACAGAAAGGACGGTCATCAAATGGCACGGTACGGATGGTTCTGGTACGACTCCGACGAGATCTTCAGGTTTACGCAAGAGGATATGGACGCCAAAGTCAAGCGGTATGCCGACATCGGCATCACGGTTCTGATCGGCTCCACTCTCACGCATTTCCGCTGGTCGTTTTTCCGCCACTGGGATGTGATTCTCGCCTGCATCGAAAAGCTGGTCAGGGCCTGCCATAAATACGGAATTCAATACGTCGAACACCACAGCTCCCATCTGACTTTTAACCCTCAGGACGACGAAGAAAAGAAAATCATCGAGCGGATGTTTACTTCCCGCGGCGGTTCGTCGGACGAATGGCCGGGTTTGTGGGAGGACGCCTGCGGCGATCCGGAGATCGACGGCGTCAAGCTGTCGAGTATGCGGCAGATTTCCGGCCGAAGCGGCAAAATCGGCATCACGACCTATCACGGCTACGGCTTTTGTTTTAACAACCCCGATTACAGACGGATTTATTTCAAGCACCTCGCGGATATCTATGCGCAGGGCGTCGACGGCATCATGACCGACGACATCCAGTATTTCGGCAACGACGGCACCGGCTGGGCATCTTTTAATGCCTGCACCTGCGAACACTGCCGCCGTCTGCTCAAAGAAAAAACCGGGTATGACATCCCCGGCCCCGGGAAATGGAAAGATTTTTATTGGAATTTCAAAGACCCGGCGTTCGTGGCTTGGAAACGGTTCAAGGATGAATCCACGCTCGATTTTGTCTATGCGGTCAAAAAGCATTACGAGGATTTGGGCTATAAGATGCTTCGCCCGAATTATATCTCCCATGTGCTGTTTACCAATGTGACCGCGGCGCCGTTTGAAAAATGCGCAGAGATCTGGGACTGCATCTTTCAGGAGAACTGCTACAGCCATATTATCTCTCAGTCCTGGCCGTCCTTTGCGACCGAAGCCGTCCATCGGTTCTGTATGGCCCGCAAAGGGGACGTGCCGGCGATGTCGATGTTTTATCCCGCGACGGAATCGGGACTGTATTTCACTTGGGCGCTTTCGATGGCTTGGGGGCAGCTTTTTACCCAGAGCGGCGGAGACGACCTCGACAAATATCTCGACGAGGGTAAGCTGCGCAGGTTTGAAAGTGCAAATGCGGAATTGTACGGGCACCCGAGAAAGATTGCCGATCTCGCGTTTTTATTGTCGCAGAACACCCGCGATTATGCCGACGGATGCGACGGCTATATGAAACGTTTTTTACAGTGGATGCAGGCGTCGATGATGTCCGGGATCGCGACCGATATGGTTTTTGAAGACGACGGCGAACATTTCGGCGATCATCAGGTGATTGTCGCGGCTTACACGGCGATGCTCTCCGATAAAGTTTTACAGGACCTTGAACAATATGTGATAAACGGCGGAAAACTGCTGATCGTCGGCGACTTCGGGGTTTACAAACCCGACGGAGGCAAACGGGAAACGCCTGCGCTTTGCGCAAACCAAAAGCTCGGCAAAGGCGAAGTCGTTTTGATGGATTCGTCCGAATGCGCCGAAATTTATCAGGACTTTATGAACGTGCGCAGAGACGTCAATTATTCCGACCGGGTTCCCGCGACGCCGTATGCACTTGATAAGCTGCGTCAGACCGGCGGCAAAGCGCTGCACAAACGGTTAGGAAAAACCGTCTGCGAGGTCGAGAGCGACGCCGAGCTGTTTGTCTCGTTATTTAAAAATGAGTCCTGCCATACGCTGCATATCGTCAATATCGGCGGCACGGTTAAAAAGAGCGGAGAAGTCGATCATATCGAGCCGATCCGAGCGTTCGGTGCGGATGCACCCAAAATCGGTACGGTCAAGGTAAAGATGAACGCGCTCTCCGGAGCAAAATCGGTCACGCTCTATACCCCCGAAAACGAAACCCCGCTGCCGCTTTCGTTCGATCAAAACGGTCGGCTTGAATTCATGATCCCGACGGGGACCTTTGCGGGATATTGCGCGGTTAAAATCGACTAAACACTACGGTGAGATAAAGTGGAAAGGGAGTTATCGGTATGATGCGGTACGGTTGGATTTGGTATGACGCGAAAGAGATTTTTGAGTTTTCTCAGGGGGATATGGACGCCAAATTCAAGCGGTATGCCGACGTCGGCATCAATATCCTGATCGGATTCAGTTGCACGCATTTTCGCTGGTCGTTTACGCGCCACTGGGATATCATCAATGCCTGCATCGAAAAGCTCGTCAAGGCCTGCCATAAGTACGGCATTAAGTATGTCGAACACCACAGTTCTCATCTGACTTTTAATCCGCAGAATGAAGACGACCGAAAATGGGCCGAAAACGTCCTGCGTTCTCGCAACTCCAAGCCCGGGGACTGGGAAGGATTTTGGGAGGACGCCTATGGTGACCCGGTCATCGACGGCGTGAAGATGTCGAGTTTACGCCAGATCTCGGGGCGCAGCGGCAAAGCGGGCATTACGACTTATCACGGTTACGGGATGTGTTTTAATAATCCCGATTACCGGCGGCTGTATTTCAACTATCTTGAGGACGTCTATAAACGGGGCGTCGACGGCATTATGACCGACGACATTCAATATTTCGGCAACGACGGCACGGGCTGGGCGTCGTTTAACGCCTGCACCTGCGAACACTGCCGCCGGCTGTTCCGTGAAAAGACCGGTTACGAAATTCCGCGGCCCGAACAGTGGAAAGAATTTTACTGGAATTTCAAAGACCCGGTTTTTGTCGCATGGAAACGGTTTAAAGACGAATCGACCCTCGATTTCGCCTATGCCGTCAAAAAGCATTATGAGGATTTGGGATACAAGATGCTGCGCCCGAACTACATTTCCGGCGTGATTACGACCAATGTGACCGCCTATCCGTTTGAAAAGTGCGCGGAGATTTGGGACTGCATCTTCCAGGAAAACTGCAGCATGCACATCATCTCCCAGTCGTGGCCGTTTTTCGCGGCCGAAGCGGTGCACCGGTTTTGTATGGGGCGTAAGCGCGGCGTCCCGGCAATGTCGATGTTTTACCCCTGTACGGATTCGTCATTATACTTCGGCTGGGCGCTCTCAATGGCGTGGGGTCAGCTGTTCACCCAATGCGGCGGAGAAAATTTGGACAACTATCTTGACGAAGGCAAACTGCGCCGGTTCGAAGAGACCTATGCCGAATTATACGAACACCCCAAAAAACTCGCCGATCTCGCGTTTTTGTTGTCGCAGAACACCCGCGATTACGCCGACGGGTGCGACCGGTATATGCACAAATTTTTGCAGTGGATGCAGGCGTCGATGATGTCCGGCATCGCGACCGATATGGTTTTCGAGGACGACGGTGAACACTTTGCCGGGCACAAGGCGATTTTAGCGCCTTATACGGCGATGCTCTCCGACAAAACCCTGAAAGACCTTGAGCGGTATGTACAAAACGGCGGAAAGCTGCTGATCGTCGGCGATTTCGGCATTTTCAAACCCGACGGAAGCAGCCGTGAAACTCCCGCGCTTTGTAAGAGTCAAAAACTCGGAAAAGGCGAAATTATGCTGATTGATCCTTCCGAGTGTGCCGATGTCTATCAGGATGTGCTCAACGTCCCGCGCAGCGATGACCTCAAACACCGCGGAAAAGTACAGCCCTATGCGCTTGACAAACTGCGTGAGACCGGCGGGAAAGCGCTGCTCGAGCGGCTCGGGGAAACCGTTTATGAGGTCGAAAGCGAAGCGGAATTGTTTGTCTCGCTTTTTAAAAATGAAACCTGTCATACATTGCACCTCGTAAACATCGGTGATACGGTTAAAAAGAACGGCGACTGCGGATACCTCGACCCGGTCGAGGTATTTTGCCCCGGCGCCGAAAAGATCGGCGAGGTAAATGTAAAACTCAACACGCTTCAGAAAGCCCAATCGATTACTCTGTATTCGCCCGAAAACCAAAACCCGCTCCCGCTGAAATTCATCAGCGAAAACGGGCGGTTGGAATTTACCATCCCGGCGCAGTCCTTTGCGGGATACTGCGCGGTTAAAATCGTCTAACCGTTTCTCTTACCCAGGAACTCGACGATATAGTAGGTTCCCGCGATATACATGCCCAGAATCGAGAGGTTTTGGGCGATTTTTTTGCCGTTGCCCAATTCTACATATTCGATGTTATCGTTTGAAGGCATCTGTGTCGCTGAGGAAGCGGACTGCGCGCTGCTTGGGGTCTGCGCGGAACCGGTCTGTTCGGAGGATGCGGATTGTTTTGAAGAAGCGGTTTGGCTGCCCGGGGTCTGCGCAGAGCTTGTCTCTGACGAAGCCGAAGATTGGGAAGAAGCCGCTTCCGATGATGCAGCCGAACTTGACGGAGTGTTTTCGGAAGAAGCGGAAGCCGTGAATTCCGTATAAATCGTCTTGGCTTCGGTGACGAGCGAACGCCCTATCGAACAAGCAGGCGCAAGCAGCGAACAATGCCTGTGGCAGCCGTTGCAAAACAGGCGTCCCAAATAATCGTTAAAAGTGTCTCCGGCCTGCGGGGTCTCGGTGATGGTGTTGTTTGAGGATATTTTTGTGTCGATATTGATAATTTTCAAGCCCGTTCCTTCACTGCCGTATTCGGCATAAGAGAGCTGCGATACCGTATAGTCCGTTGTCGCGTCATCGGCTGCCGTATAGGTCGGCAAACTGTAGGTGACGGTCGATTTAATGCCGTAGACGATGACGGCCAGCGAGATCACCGCGCCGACGGTTCTGCGCGCGCGGGTGATTTTTTGCGAGCCGAACATCGAGCGGAAAAAGCCGAGGATCATTTTCCAGTGCAGTCCGATGTGGATACCCATGACCGCCAGCGTTACATAAGCAGCCCAGGCGTGAACGGCGTACCACAGGGCGTTGTTTTCTGCCCGAAGCGGCCAAAAAAGTTCCTTTGAGATTGCAATGCCCGAGACGGCGGTCAGCACATACCCGATGAGCATCAACACATCGCAGATCCAGCGCACGGTGTTGACGTTGAATTTGGTCTTGAACAGTTTTCCGGTTACGCCCGTAATCCATTTCCGGTTTAAAAACAGGTGGAAAAACAGCGGAACCGCCATGCCGATTCCGAGAATTTCGTGCCAAACCGAACCGGTCAGGTCATATGTCATCAGGGCGAGCCACATGCCCGTCATAAAAACGTCGATGGATAATTTGACTGCGGTTTTCTTCATGAAAATCACCTCGGTATCCATTATAAAAGATAAAAATGGCAGAAATATGTCCGTGAATGAGAAGTTTTATGATGGAACGCCAAATATCATTTGGCTTTCTTGCAATCGGCTTTTTCACCTGTTATAATTGCGGTTAAGGTGGTGAACGGATGGCGTCAACAATGATGCATTTACTGGTCGGTGACGGTATCGCCAAAGCTGACAATCGGGTGAAAGGAACGGGGCAGTTTTATCTGGGTTGTTTTCTGCCCGACAGCGTCAATGTCGGCGGTTTTGCGCCCAAGGATGTGCGCTGGGCGGCACATTTGCGCGCTAAATCACTCCCTGAGTGGTATGAAAACGTCGGGAAATTCTACTGTGAAAACCGAAAGAAATATGACAATGATCTTCTGCTCGGGTATTGCGTCCACTGTATCACCGATGCCGCTTTTGACGAATTTTTTCATAAAGACATCTGGAAAAAAGCCGAAGCGGCGAATCTCACAGGCTGGGACGAATGCTTTCGGTTTGACCGCACGGTGATGGACGGGCTTTGGTGGAAAGAAAAGCTCAGACCGTTGCTCGGAAAAACCGTACCGGAAGGTGTCGGAAAGATTTCAACCGAATTGGCGGACCGGGCTCTTCGTTATGTAATAAACGACCATTATGCGACTTTGCCGCCGGAACCGCCGACGTTTGTCACCGATGAAATTATCAGAGAACTGACCATAGAGACTTTAGGAAAAACGGAGGAAAGTTTGAAAATAGATTTTCAAACCTGAAGTTTTGCCCGAACGGGCAAAACTCCCCGACTCAAACGAAAGGATGAAAAAATTATGACGGTTTACATCATCACCGATCTCGAAGGCGCAAGCGGCGTCGATCGCTTTGAAATGATCGGCGAGGAGGGCACCGAGGGGCACCGCATCGCAAAAAGGCGGCTCACCGCGGACTTGAACGCGGCGATCGCCGGCTGTTTCGACGGCGGCGCGGACAAGGTCTGGGTTCTTGACGGACACGGCAGCGGCGGGCTT
Coding sequences within it:
- a CDS encoding family 78 glycoside hydrolase catalytic domain, with protein sequence MALKIYDLSVNDLKDYIGFDSPLRFSWKVRASERGECQKQRRILVSENREELEKNTGEIWDSGWILSGESLYISYFGEKLKPLTRYYWRVLCKGEDGKEVRSEIAFFETAKLDTPWKAKWITADFIDKAPKFAQKEQDALAAPYLRKVFSVKKPVECARLVICGLGYFEACLNGKKVGDDFLSTPPTQYDLLSFYRVYDVTGQLKTGENALAAVLGNGFYNSFTDDPWNSSHAPWRGWPRLIAELHIIYSDGTKTMIPTDGSWKSDRGPIFFNGIRHGEHYDARLEQPGWNDAGFNDSAWQPARLMRSPGGVLKAMEMEPIRICERFPAVDLWQTPDGWVFDVGQNQGGIGAFVFRGKAGTGITIRYSDLLTPDRRLTHKQLDVFIKNYCFQTDKYIKKTDGEEVWHPIFTYHGFQYIELSGIDYTPQLSDVTALTLHNDVAENSVFNCSDEVLNKVQHMCRRSSTSCMMGIFASDTHREKSAWTGDGSLSSEQLTINFGAKAFLSKWLGDIRRAQRIDGLIPCIAPTAGWGYNSMNGPDWSSAIVDIPWNLYVASGDMQVLYENYEAIQKHFAFMEHMATDDIVHYGLGDWCPPFEGEAVTVNMSNFKCPTEVTDTAYYHTAARRLWQMAEILGNKRDALHYQKRAKEIKKAFRDAFYDSKNDLVTGNCQTSTGVMIYHGFAEPEELPGLYARLLTQIDEQNGHLDFGVLGNKAVMHALGAGGLGEVGIKMLLQPDFPSVRRWVELNANTLWECWNGGGSHNHHMFSDLSAFFYQYIAGISADENEPGYAHIMARPALTSGLSGARCEISTVRGTVGCRFLIANGAFIVELDIPSACRATLYLPDCRDLTESGVKAEEADGVQMHSENNKPVIELVCGSYRIEGKLL
- a CDS encoding 4Fe-4S double cluster binding domain-containing protein, with the translated sequence MVDDIKKAALESDIKIEVIPIGKMAELKADINKVAADNAINGFQKWIIEKKYVYTPEVDFEVKSVVVAVWPQRVVNLVFRYRGKTVSCIADDGFLHTAERDDALKALFEQRGFHLKPFSWMPQKRLAVCAGLCEYGRSNITYCGDWGSFIKLNSYAADLPAEGYSWREAVTMELCDTCGKCIANCPTKAILPDRYLIDNEICLANVNARDDLDIPEWVPKSAHHRLLECTKCQDVCPMNQKRLANVEKIEFSEDETETMLRSASFKDYPDMIKEKLWIYDNGDELKCIPRNLRLMLENA
- the glpK gene encoding glycerol kinase GlpK, translating into MMSYIMALDSGTTSARCILFDRVGNIKSTAQKDIRQFYPKPGWVEHDPMEIWATQIGAAQEAMQKIGVSARDISAVGITNQRETTIVWDKTTGEPVYNAIVWQCRRTAEYCDELKAKGLAEKFRQKTGLVIDAYFSGTKLRWILENVPGARQRAERGELLFGTVESWLIWRLTGGKVHITDYSNASRTFLYNINDLCWDKEILAELDIPACMLPEVRPSSCVYGETLPDFFGYPIQIGGAAGDQQAALFGQTCFFAGEAKNTYGTGGFLLMNTGEKPVFSENGLITTIAWGVDNKVEYALEGSIFIAGAAIQWLRDELHLVYNAADTEYFASKVPDTAGCYVVPAFVGLGAPYWDPYARGCIVGLTRGVTREHIIRATLESIAYQTGDVISAMAQDCGKTLRSLRVDGGASANNFLMQFQADVIGAPVHRPACIETTAMGAAYLAGLAVGYWESKYEIEKNWKRERTFEPKMSCDCQQELLKGWKKAVDCSRGWAKP
- a CDS encoding MFS transporter, which produces MKFFRNFFSHFGDVLYNYIAGIKESRFNALYNDRDGYAKDLRRVFWGNAFGNLAAVTMNGVFFTGLVLILLKGESDSVKNSYIGTIVSIQTACGMAQIFAPVLIERLKSRKAFVFATRLVYYGINAVLLPLVPLLPLSQKPQISVFIALMIIMQISMSINSPAISAWHITYITPDRRADYFSLQQMAYTILNALTMVSCGFLLDQFKAHDAALTGILILRGLAVVFVAFECNMFFRIREVEYPKPEKLDFISIFSAPMKSKGFIPLVLIAAAYNFTVAIQGQYFTVHLLEEAKMSYTLYTFMGIFSLPILLIMMPVWNRIVKKLGWFYTLALSIILFSLPQIFNMLITEKTIWIYPVLCIYTSFVSPGLSLGFSNLPFMRMPEESKSSCLAFYSTAASLAAFAGALFGKYFVQWTEGKYLNLFGITVGNRLYHFIISFGLLVILSAVIFTMQKREERSKSESSE